A segment of the Streptomyces pactum genome:
TACGACCCGGCGTGCGGCTCGGGCGGCATGTTCGTCCAGGCCAGCAAGTTCATCGAGGCGCACCGGGGCCGCGGCCACAAGGCGGACATCGCGGTCTACGGCCAGGAGCTCAACGAGCGCACGTGGCGTCTGGCCAAGATGAACCTCGCCATCCACGGCATCGACGGCAACCTCGCCGGTCGCTGGGGCGACACCTTCGCCGAGGACAAGCACCCGGACCTCAAGGCCGACTTCGTGATGGCCAACCCGCCCTTCAACATCAAGGACTGGGCGCGGGACGAGGGCGACGCGCGGTGGAAGTACGGGGTGCCGCCGCGGAACAACGCGAACTACGCGTGGCTCCAGCACATGATCTCGAAGCTGGGCGAGCGGGGCACGGCCGGCATCGTCCTGGCCAACGGCTCGATGAGCTCCCAGTCGAGTGGCGAGGGCGAGATCCGCCAGGCGCTGGTCGAAGCGGACCTGGTGGCCTGCATGGTCGCGCTGCCGCCCCAGCTCTTCCGCACAACTCAGATCGCGGCCTGCCTGTGGTTCCTGGCCAAGGACAAGACCCCGCAGGGCGCAAAGCGCCTGGAGGACCGGCGCGGTGAGATCCTCTTCATCGACGCCCGGAACATGGGCAAGATGGTCGACCGGACCGAGCGCGTCCTGACAGACGCCGATCTGGCGAAGATCGCTGGAGCGTACCACGCGTGGCGGGGCACAGCGTCAGCGCGCGAACAGGGGCTGACGTACAAGGACGAACCGGGGTTCTGTCTCTCGGCAGACCTGGAAACCGTACGCAAGCGCGGATACGTTCTGACGCCAGGGCCCTACGTGGGAGCTGCCCAAGCAGAGGAAGAAAACGCGGAGGCGATTGCCGAGAGGATCACCAAACTGACTGATGAATTGCACCGGCTGTTCGACAAGTCGGCGGAGCTGGAGAAGACGGTACGGAAGCAGTTGGGGAGGGCCAGTGCCTGAGTGGTTCGATACTACGCTGGGTGAATTTGTCAGCCTTCAACGAGGACATGACCTTCCTTCGGGGCAACGCCTTCCCGGGAATATCCCCGTTGTAGGAAGTGGCGGCATCACGGGCTGGCACAATGAGTCTAGAGCCCCCGGGCCAGGTATCAGTATCGGACGAGCCGCCAATCTCGGTGTGCCAACATTGACCGAGAAGGATTTTTGGCCTCTCAATACAACGCTCTATGTGACCGATTTCCGAGGAAACAACGTACGGTTCACATACCATCTTTTCCAAGTACTGGATCTCGCTGGATTCAATTCGGGAAGTGTTCAGCCCATGCTGAACAGGAACTACATCAGCTCCTTCCCGATCAAGGTGCCGGAGCGGCCGGAACAGGATGCCATCGCGACCCTATTGGGCGCATTGGATGACAAGATCGATGTCAATAGGCGCATCGCGGCCACGTACGAACAGCTACTCCACTGCAAGTACACCGCCATGGGCCTGTCCGGCGAACCTGACGATGAACACGCCATTCCAGTCACGGCCTTGATCACCTTCAATCCAAAGCTAACCAAACCCTCTGCAGATGAGCCGGTCTATGTGGACATGGCCGCATTGCAGACCGATCAAGCCAGCATCCCAACATGGACTCGGCGGGCACCCAAGTCCGGCCCACGGTTCATGAACGGTGACACACTCCTGGCGCGCATCACTCCGTGCCTAGAAAACGGGAAGACCGGATATGTCGACTTCATGGAGGATGGCGAGGTAGGGCTTGGATCCACTGAATTCATCGTCATGCGCTCCCGCAGTGGGGTCCCTAAAGAACTCAGCTATTTCTTGGCGCGTGATGCAAGATTCCGCGCACATGCCATTCGTAACATGATCGGCACTTCCGGGCGCCAGCGCGTAAGTGCGACGGATGCAGCTAACTACTTCGTAAAACGACCGGAAGCAGAAGCTCTGGCGGTTTTTGGTGAGGAAGCCGCAACAGCGTTCGCCCATGTTAAATCCTTGCAGAGTGAGAACCGGCTCCTCGGCACCCTCCGCGACACCCTCCTCCCCCAGCTCATGTCCGGCCGGCTGCGCGTCAAGGACGCCGAGAAGATTGTCGAGGACCACGCATGACGCACGAGGACGACGGCAGAGACAACCACCGCCCCCACGAGTCCGACTGGGAACTGCTCGCCCTCGACGAGCTGGGCGAGCTCGCCTGGGAACCCGCGCCCGGCAACGCGTTCGCTCCCGGCTCCGATCACCGCAGGTCGTGGGACGACCTGATCCTCTACCCCGACCTCCGTGAGGCCGTCGAGCGGCTCAACCCCGGCCTGCCCCCGGACGCCGTCCGCGAGGCCGTCGCCACGGCCGCGGCCCCGGCGTCTCAGGACACGTACGAGGAGAACCGCACCGCCCACGAGTACCTGACGACCGGCATCCGCTCCGTCACGTACACCGACGCCTTCGGCGCCGAGCACAACCCGACCATCAGTCTCGTCAACCTGGACGATCCCGACGCGAACGTCTACCGCGCGCTCAACCAGGTCACCGTCATCGACGGTGAGAAGAATCGCCGCTTCGACGTCGTCCTGTACGTCAACGGCCTGCCCGTCGCCGTGCTGGAGCTGAAGCGGGCCGGCGACGAGGACGCCACGCTCCAGACGGCGCACTCGCAGGTCACCCGGTACGTCCAGGAGTTCCCGACCGCCTTCCGCTACAACGCGGTGGTCCTGCTCTCCGACGGCATCACCGCGAAGTACGGCACGCCCTTCACCCCGTACGAGCACTTCGCGCCGTGGAACACGGACGAGTTCGGCAACCGCGTCGACGTGCTAGAGGCCGAGGGCATATGGGACTCGGGACAGAACCTCGCCCTGCACGGCCTGTTCACCCAGCCGCGCTTCCTCTCCCTCGTCCGGTCCTTCGTCAACTTCGTCCCGTCGAGGCGGATGAAGCGGATCGCCAAGCCGCACCAGTTCTACGCGGTGACCCGCGCCGCCGAGGCCGTACGAGAGGCCGCGGCAAGCGACGGCAAGGCCGGCGTCGTCTGGCACACGCAGGGCTCGGGCAAATCCGAGGAGATGGTGCTCACCACGACGATGGTGATGCGCGACCCGGCGCTGCTGAACCCGACGGTCGTGGTCATCACGGACCGAACCGACCTCGACGACCAGCTGTTCTCCACCTTCCTCGAGAGCGAGGTCCTCCCGGAGAGCCCGCACCAGGTGCAGACCCGGGCCGAGCTTCGCGAGAAACTGGCGGCCAAGGGCGTCGGCGGCATCCTCTTCACCACGCTGCAGAAGTTCGGCCGTACGAAAGAGGAGAAGGAGTC
Coding sequences within it:
- a CDS encoding type I restriction-modification system subunit M, which encodes MPPGTKKATDQAELFSASTAKEIQAILWKAADKLRGSIDAAQYKEFVLGLIFLKYVSDAFDERRNELRKELAEDGIDEERLDDFLEDRDEYTGAHVFWVPETARWSWIAANAKSQGVGRLLDEAMDAVMAENASLKGVLPKIFNRDNVDQKRLAELVDLISDARFGGTEDKPAQDVLGEVYEYFLGNFARAEGKRGGEFYTPQSVVRLIVEILEPYGGRVYDPACGSGGMFVQASKFIEAHRGRGHKADIAVYGQELNERTWRLAKMNLAIHGIDGNLAGRWGDTFAEDKHPDLKADFVMANPPFNIKDWARDEGDARWKYGVPPRNNANYAWLQHMISKLGERGTAGIVLANGSMSSQSSGEGEIRQALVEADLVACMVALPPQLFRTTQIAACLWFLAKDKTPQGAKRLEDRRGEILFIDARNMGKMVDRTERVLTDADLAKIAGAYHAWRGTASAREQGLTYKDEPGFCLSADLETVRKRGYVLTPGPYVGAAQAEEENAEAIAERITKLTDELHRLFDKSAELEKTVRKQLGRASA
- a CDS encoding restriction endonuclease subunit S, which translates into the protein MPEWFDTTLGEFVSLQRGHDLPSGQRLPGNIPVVGSGGITGWHNESRAPGPGISIGRAANLGVPTLTEKDFWPLNTTLYVTDFRGNNVRFTYHLFQVLDLAGFNSGSVQPMLNRNYISSFPIKVPERPEQDAIATLLGALDDKIDVNRRIAATYEQLLHCKYTAMGLSGEPDDEHAIPVTALITFNPKLTKPSADEPVYVDMAALQTDQASIPTWTRRAPKSGPRFMNGDTLLARITPCLENGKTGYVDFMEDGEVGLGSTEFIVMRSRSGVPKELSYFLARDARFRAHAIRNMIGTSGRQRVSATDAANYFVKRPEAEALAVFGEEAATAFAHVKSLQSENRLLGTLRDTLLPQLMSGRLRVKDAEKIVEDHA